A single window of Candidatus Zixiibacteriota bacterium DNA harbors:
- a CDS encoding 50S ribosomal protein L9, with the protein MKVILREDIDTLGKCGEVVEVKDGYGRNFLLPRNFAVAATRGNLKAIDEIKLQKELRDRKLMKESERIKNRIEKASLTAEVNVGEEEKVFGSVTTTMIADLLQKEGIDVDRRHILLDDPIKALGIFTVPVKVAPEVVASLKLWVVKKSE; encoded by the coding sequence ATGAAAGTCATTTTACGAGAAGATATCGACACGCTCGGCAAATGTGGTGAAGTGGTCGAGGTCAAGGACGGTTACGGGCGCAATTTCCTGCTTCCGCGTAATTTCGCGGTAGCGGCCACCCGTGGCAATCTCAAGGCGATCGACGAGATCAAACTGCAGAAAGAACTGCGTGACCGCAAATTAATGAAGGAGTCCGAGCGTATCAAAAACCGTATAGAAAAAGCCTCGCTCACGGCTGAAGTTAATGTCGGCGAGGAGGAAAAAGTCTTCGGTTCGGTCACAACCACCATGATTGCGGATCTGCTTCAGAAGGAAGGTATCGATGTCGACCGCAGGCATATCCTGCTCGACGATCCGATCAAGGCGCTGGGCATTTTCACCGTGCCGGTCAAGGTCGCGCCTGAAGTAGTCGCCAGCCTCAAGCTGTGGGTGGTAAAAAAGAGTGAGTAA
- a CDS encoding bifunctional nuclease family protein has protein sequence MGNLIKVKIDGLALDVSTNSPVVVLKPDSEEADPNLVLPIWIGHFEAMSIAMALSEVNHRRPMTHDLIKLIVTGFSAEVEKVAITELKEQTFYASLYIKTDGETLQIDARPSDSIAIALRCESPILADESLFHLKQGETGPGQATDAESLKERLKRINPEDFGRYSL, from the coding sequence ATGGGAAATCTGATTAAAGTTAAAATCGATGGTCTCGCGCTGGATGTTTCCACCAATTCTCCGGTTGTGGTGCTCAAGCCGGACTCAGAGGAGGCGGATCCTAACCTGGTTCTGCCGATCTGGATCGGTCATTTCGAGGCGATGTCGATTGCCATGGCGCTGTCCGAGGTCAATCACCGTCGGCCGATGACTCACGATCTGATCAAATTGATCGTGACCGGTTTCTCGGCCGAGGTCGAAAAGGTCGCTATTACCGAGCTGAAGGAACAGACCTTCTATGCCTCGTTGTATATCAAGACCGATGGGGAGACGTTGCAGATCGATGCCCGTCCCTCCGATTCGATTGCGATCGCATTGCGTTGTGAATCGCCGATTCTGGCCGATGAGAGCCTGTTTCATCTCAAACAGGGTGAAACCGGACCGGGGCAGGCAACCGATGCCGAGAGCCTCAAGGAACGTCTCAAGAGAATCAATCCTGAAGACTTCGGTCGCTATTCGCTGTAG